The Spongiibacter tropicus DSM 19543 genome includes a region encoding these proteins:
- the trbB gene encoding P-type conjugative transfer ATPase TrbB: MSAVPQIPPEPRSSAAASQDRRIQMLRTAMGPVIAAALEDPDVVEVMLNPDRTLWVDRLSSGRAPLGVELPEADGERIIRLVAAHVGAEVHRGQPLLTAELPETGERFEGILPPAAPGPAFALRKRAVSIIGLDRYVADGILTTGQAEFLRHAVRERHNILIAGGTSTGKTTLANALLAEIAATGDRVLVLEDTIELQCAARDHVPLRTRAGVVSMTELVRATMRLRPDRVIVGEVRGGEALDLVKVWGTGHPGGIATIHAGSALGALLRLEQLILEVAVNPPRALIAEAVNVVIHIAGRGRKRHVETISRVVGFDGAGYRLADALEATLPELPPVPLTAAAATPSSIPEQPGELP, encoded by the coding sequence ATGAGTGCCGTTCCTCAAATCCCGCCCGAACCGCGCTCATCCGCTGCAGCATCCCAGGATCGCCGCATCCAGATGCTGCGCACGGCGATGGGGCCGGTGATCGCCGCTGCGCTGGAAGACCCGGACGTGGTGGAAGTGATGCTCAACCCCGACCGGACATTGTGGGTGGATCGGCTGTCGTCTGGCCGTGCGCCGCTCGGCGTCGAACTGCCCGAAGCCGATGGCGAACGCATCATCCGCCTGGTCGCCGCCCATGTCGGTGCGGAGGTGCATCGCGGCCAACCGCTCTTGACCGCCGAACTGCCTGAAACCGGCGAACGCTTCGAGGGCATCCTGCCGCCCGCCGCACCCGGCCCGGCCTTTGCGCTGCGCAAGCGTGCCGTGAGCATCATCGGTCTGGATCGCTATGTGGCTGATGGCATCCTGACCACTGGGCAGGCCGAGTTTCTGCGTCATGCCGTGCGCGAGCGGCACAACATCCTGATCGCCGGAGGCACCAGCACCGGCAAGACCACGCTGGCCAATGCCTTGCTGGCCGAGATCGCCGCCACCGGCGACCGCGTGCTGGTGCTCGAAGACACCATCGAACTGCAATGCGCGGCCCGCGACCATGTGCCGCTGCGCACCCGCGCCGGCGTCGTGTCCATGACCGAGCTGGTGCGGGCCACGATGCGCCTGCGGCCCGACCGCGTGATCGTCGGCGAAGTGCGCGGCGGCGAAGCGCTGGATCTGGTGAAGGTCTGGGGCACCGGCCACCCCGGCGGCATCGCCACCATTCATGCCGGCTCCGCGTTGGGCGCGCTGCTGCGCCTGGAGCAACTGATCCTCGAAGTGGCGGTGAATCCGCCCCGCGCCCTGATCGCCGAGGCGGTCAATGTCGTGATCCACATCGCAGGCCGCGGCCGCAAGCGCCACGTCGAAACCATTTCCCGCGTCGTCGGTTTCGACGGCGCGGGCTACCGCCTGGCGGATGCGCTGGAAGCGACGCTTCCCGAGCTGCCGCCGGTTCCTCTTACAGCCGCTGCCGCTACGCCTTCCTCGATCCCTGAACAACCTGGAGAACTGCCATGA
- a CDS encoding VirB3 family type IV secretion system protein produces the protein MSTATDLPGFEVPLHRSLTEPILLGGAPRTVAIANGTLAAAVGLGLQLWIPGVVLWIAGHSLAVWGARVDPQFMQVFARHIKHKPLLDA, from the coding sequence ATGAGCACGGCCACCGATCTTCCGGGCTTTGAAGTGCCGCTGCATCGCTCGCTGACCGAGCCGATCCTGCTGGGCGGTGCGCCGCGCACCGTGGCGATTGCCAACGGCACGCTGGCCGCCGCCGTCGGGCTGGGCCTGCAACTGTGGATTCCCGGCGTGGTGCTCTGGATCGCCGGCCATTCGCTGGCGGTCTGGGGCGCGCGCGTCGATCCGCAGTTCATGCAGGTCTTCGCCCGGCACATCAAGCACAAGCCGCTGCTGGACGCATAG
- a CDS encoding TrbC/VirB2 family protein produces MTHVDAFRLSVNPLSPLPMLARLHRLARPAGQGLLLAVLMLLLAGTAQAAGSSMPWEGPLQSILESIQGPVARIVAVIIIIATGLALAFGDTSGGFRKLIQIVFGLSIAFAASSFFLSFFSFSGGAVV; encoded by the coding sequence ATGACGCACGTTGATGCTTTCCGTCTTTCTGTAAACCCGCTTTCCCCGCTGCCCATGCTGGCGCGTTTGCATCGCCTGGCCCGACCCGCAGGACAAGGGTTGCTGCTCGCGGTGTTGATGCTGTTGCTGGCGGGCACGGCGCAGGCCGCCGGTTCCTCAATGCCGTGGGAAGGCCCGCTGCAATCCATTCTCGAATCCATCCAGGGGCCGGTAGCCCGCATCGTCGCGGTGATCATCATCATCGCCACCGGCCTGGCGTTGGCCTTCGGCGATACCAGTGGCGGCTTTCGCAAGCTGATCCAGATCGTCTTCGGCCTGTCCATCGCCTTCGCGGCTTCGAGCTTCTTCCTGTCGTTCTTCAGCTTCTCCGGCGGGGCCGTCGTATGA